Proteins from a genomic interval of Chitinophagaceae bacterium:
- a CDS encoding ketoacyl-ACP synthase III, which translates to MYIKNIAHYVPYTILNNEYFTKLNGLSNEWIKERTGIMERRKASPDENTSTMAIESVKKLATITTFPLDKVDLIIGASYTPDDTIGTFAHRIQKYLKAMNSIVLTISSACSSFINAMEVVEGYFATKKSQNALIVISEHNTAFNDEKDKVSGHLWGDGSVAILVCKEYEYASIKVQEIITKGAALSGHGPDSVTLKMPFGKIQMPFGKDVFLNACNYMSSITKQILEKNNYSIKDMAYFIPHQANFRISKKVMEQLEMKAESVISNIQYLGNTGSAGSAIGLSENWNMFKMGEKIVVSVFGGGYGYGTMLLEKL; encoded by the coding sequence ATGTATATAAAAAATATAGCTCATTATGTCCCATATACCATTTTAAACAACGAGTATTTTACAAAATTAAATGGACTTTCTAACGAATGGATAAAGGAAAGAACAGGAATAATGGAAAGAAGAAAAGCCAGCCCAGATGAAAATACATCCACTATGGCTATAGAATCGGTAAAAAAATTAGCAACTATAACAACTTTTCCATTAGATAAAGTAGATCTCATTATTGGTGCATCTTATACCCCCGATGACACTATTGGAACCTTTGCACACAGGATACAAAAATATCTCAAAGCTATGAATTCTATTGTGTTAACGATATCTTCCGCTTGCTCTTCTTTTATAAATGCTATGGAAGTCGTAGAAGGATACTTCGCAACCAAAAAATCTCAAAATGCTCTTATCGTAATATCAGAGCATAATACTGCCTTTAACGATGAAAAAGATAAAGTGTCAGGGCATCTCTGGGGAGACGGATCCGTTGCTATATTAGTATGCAAAGAATATGAATATGCAAGTATAAAAGTTCAAGAAATAATTACAAAAGGAGCTGCCTTATCGGGACATGGACCCGACTCTGTAACCCTTAAAATGCCATTCGGAAAAATACAGATGCCATTCGGAAAAGACGTATTTCTAAACGCCTGCAACTACATGTCTTCTATAACAAAGCAAATATTGGAAAAAAACAATTATTCTATAAAAGATATGGCTTATTTTATACCTCACCAAGCAAATTTTAGAATTTCTAAAAAAGTAATGGAACAATTAGAAATGAAAGCAGAATCGGTTATATCTAATATTCAATATTTAGGAAATACAGGATCTGCCGGATCTGCAATAGGACTATCAGAAAACTGGAATATGTTTAAAATGGGAGAAAAAATAGTGGTTAGTGTATTTGGAGGAGGGTATGGATATGGAACCATGCTTTTAGAAAAACTATAA